Within the Anaerolineae bacterium genome, the region ATTTTTTTATATGTTTATAATATCAATTTTTTAAACATAACAATAGCTGGTTTTTTATAATACTTTTTTGTTTTTTTATTTAGTAAAACAGACAGGTTAAAAAGTTGTTATAGTTATAAACATACATTAAAGATAATCTTTTATAACTTAATATAGGAATAAAGATATGAAGTTTACTATTAACAAGACAGATATATTGGATGTATTGTCAAACATTCAAGGTTTAACCGGGCATAAAAGCAGCTTGGCTATTACTGAAACAGTTTTAATACAAACAACAGATTCGGGTATAAAAATTGCGGCCACCGATCTTGAAACAGGTTTTGTGGGATTATATCCTGCAAAAGTAGCCTCACAGGGAACAATAGCTATTAATGCAAGAAAACTATACGAGATAGTAAAAGAGTTTCCATCCAATGAAATAAATATTAATGAAATAGAAAATCATTGGGTGGAAATCAGCAATAATAAGGTTAATTATCATATAGTTGGAATGAATCCTGACGATTTTCCTGAAATTCCAACTATAGAGGATATTTCTTTTTTAAAAATCAAATCAGCGGCTTTTAAAAAAATGATAGATAAAACCATCATTATAAGTGTTGCTACAGATGACAGAAGAGTCCATATCAATGGAATATATTTTGAAAAAATAAAAATTAATAATCAAAATACAATTAGGATGGTTTCCACGGATGGCAGCAGGCTTTCGCTGGTTGATTATATTCCCGAGTCCGCAGCAGGCAAATTTGATATACCATTAGAAGCAGGTATTATTATTCCCAAAAAGGGTCTGACCGAAGTAAACAGGTTTCTTGATCAAAAAGGCGATGTGCAGACAGGAAATAAAGACAACCATTTTATTGTTAAAAAAGATACGGAAACCATTATAATAAGACTTCTTGAAGGTGAATTTCCAAAATATAGTGAAATTATTGATAAAGGAGATGCAAGTATTATTACTATTAATAGAAAAATGTTTCTAAATATGTTGAAAAGAATGTCTATATTATATTCTGATAATTATAAAGGAGTGGTATTTAATTTTCATAAAGACAAACTAATAATTACCGCCACCAATCCTGATTTAGGTGAATCAAAAGAGGATATGGATATAGATTATAAAGGAAATAAAATTGAGACCGCGTTTAATCCAAAATTCTTTATAGACACATTAAATATAATTGATGATGATGATATTGTTTTAAATATAATTGATGAACAGAAGCCATGTTTTATTGAGGGAAAAGAGGATAAACAATTTTTAAGTGTTATTATGCCGATGAGAATTTAATGGAAAACATTTATGATGCAAGCAGTATAGATGTACTTGAAGGCCTTGAAGCTGTGAGATTGAGGCCTTCAATGTATGTTGGGAATGTGGATGTTGAAGGGCTTCATCATCTTGTTTATGAGGTTGTTGATAACAGTATAGATGAAGCTATGGCCGGATATTGTAATTTGATTAAGGTCACCGTCCATACCGACAATAGCATCAGTGTTGAAGATAACGGCAGGGGTATTCCTGTTGGTATTCATAAAACTGAAAAAGTGCCGGCTGTTGAGGTTGTGTTAACAAAGCTTCATGCAGGAGGAAAATTCGATCACGATTCTTATAAGGTATCCGGCGGGCTGCATGGTGTTGGAATATCGGTTGTAAATGCTCTTTCGGCAGATTTTGAAGTAGAAATATATAAAGACAACAAAATTTATTATCAAACCTATAAAAAAGGGATAAAGAATAGTGAGTTAAGCATAATAGGAAAGACAGATAAAAAGGGCACCAAGATTCATTTTTCTCCCGATCTTGATATTTTTAATACAAACAATTTCGTTTACGAAATACTTAGTAGAAGACTCAGGGAACTTGCTTTTTTAAATAAAGGCTTAAATATAAATATTGAAGATGAACGTTCCGACACAAAAGAAAAGTTTTTTTACAAAGGAGGAATAGTAGCGTTTGTTGAATATCTTAACAGGAGACACATCTCTCTTCACAAACCTATATTTATTGAAGGAGAAAAAAATGATGTTCAAATTGAAATAGTAATACAATATAATGATACTTTTAAAGAAAAGATATTTTCTTTTGCAAACAATATTCATACGACAGAAGGTGGTTTTCATTTAATCGGATTTAAGGCCGCCCTTACGCGCACACTAAATCAGTATGCATCCACAGCAAACCTGTCTAAAAACCTTCATGCAAAAATTAGCGGCGATGATGTTCGGGAAGGATTGACCGCAATAATAAGCATCAGAATAAAGAATCCTCAATTTGAAGGACAGACAAAAACTAAATTAGGCAACAGTGAAGTAAAAGGGCTTGTTGAATCTCTTGTTAATGAAAAGTTAAGTGCGTTTTTAGAAGAGAATCCTTCTGTTGCTAAGAAGATTGTAGAAAAAGCAGTTGATGCTGCAAGAGCGAGAGACGCCGCAAAAAGGGCAAGGGATCTGGCAAGGAAACAGGGCTCGTTGCTTGATTCCACGCTTCCAGGCAAGTTGGCTGAGTGCCAATTTTTAGAACCTTCAGAAAGAGAACTCTTTGTTGTAGAGGGTGATTCCGCCGGTGGCAGCGCAAAACAGGGTAGAGATAGAAAGTTCCAGGCTATTTTGCCGTTAAAGGGGAAAATATTAAATGTTGAAAAATCTCGTTTTGATAAAATTTTGCGCAGCGAGGAAATTAGAAACATAATCACCGTGCTTGGCACAGGGGTCGGGAAAGAAGAATATAACATCGAAAACATTAGATATCATAAGATAATTATTATGACTGATGCCGATGTTGACGGTTCTCACATAAGAACGCTTTTATTGACACTCTTTTATCGACAAATGCCCAACATAATCGATAAAGGATATTTATATATTGCTCAGCCACCATTATTTAAGTTGGGCAAAGGAAAAACAGCGGTTTATATTAAGAATGAGACCGAATTTAATGATTATATTTTAAAACGAGCATGCAATAATAAAAGTGTAAAAATCGCAAAGGATGAAAAAACACTTTCTGAACATAACCTTTATCTTTTTTTATGTGATCTTGCAGAATATTTTGAAAACATGTCAAAACTTGAGTCTCGCGGTATAAAACAGGATTTTATCGAGTTGTTGATAAGACAAGGGGTTGAAAACGTAAAATTTTTAAAAGACAAGCAGCAGATGACACACCTCAAAGACCTGTTGTTAAAAAATGGTTACAGCGTTGATGGGCCGAGCTGGAATCAAGAAAGAGATATATATGAAATTATGGTTAGCCCTAAAGAGAGTATATATCAGGATGCTTTGGCAACAGCCATATCAGGCAGAGAAATGAAACCGGTTAAAATCGGCAGAGGATTTGTGTGTTCGTCGGATTATCAGAGATGTCTTGTTATAGAAAAAAACATATTAAAATTTGATTATCCTCCATTTTTGGTCTTTAATAATGATAAAACAGGTGTTGATATTGTTAAAAACGACAAAAAAGAGCTTTTATCCTTTTTAATAGCAGAGGGTAAGAATGGTCTGGCTGTTCAGAGATATAAAGGCCTTGGCGAAATGAACCCTGACCAGCTATGGGAAACCACCATGGATCCCAACAAGAGAACTTTGCTACAGATAAAGATTGAGGATCTGGTAGAAGCGGATGAAATTTTTACGATCCTGATGGGAGAAGAGGTTGAGCCGCGAAGAGAGTTTATCCAAAACAACGCTCTTAATGTCAGCGTGCTTGACATATAAAAACGGTTATCAATCAACCATAAACGGTTACTAATATGCATATTCATCAGGTAGAAGCAAGAGACTTGCCCGATCTATGGTTTCAGGCAATACATGATATATTTGATCGTGGAAGAAGGTTTAAAATTGATCGTGGTTCATATGCGGGACAAACGCGTCTGGAATACGATTTTTTTATTGGTCATGTGAAACATCCCGGCACACAACCCCTGTTGCCTGATATTCCTCCGGCATGCGGGATACCAAATCCTGTTGAAGAAGCATATATTTACGGAGGAGAAGGACATAACAGATCATACCTTGAATACCTTATGACCTCGGATAAAGAGGTCGGCGAATCATACACTTATGGCGAGAGACT harbors:
- the dnaN gene encoding DNA polymerase III subunit beta, which encodes MKFTINKTDILDVLSNIQGLTGHKSSLAITETVLIQTTDSGIKIAATDLETGFVGLYPAKVASQGTIAINARKLYEIVKEFPSNEININEIENHWVEISNNKVNYHIVGMNPDDFPEIPTIEDISFLKIKSAAFKKMIDKTIIISVATDDRRVHINGIYFEKIKINNQNTIRMVSTDGSRLSLVDYIPESAAGKFDIPLEAGIIIPKKGLTEVNRFLDQKGDVQTGNKDNHFIVKKDTETIIIRLLEGEFPKYSEIIDKGDASIITINRKMFLNMLKRMSILYSDNYKGVVFNFHKDKLIITATNPDLGESKEDMDIDYKGNKIETAFNPKFFIDTLNIIDDDDIVLNIIDEQKPCFIEGKEDKQFLSVIMPMRI
- the gyrB gene encoding DNA topoisomerase (ATP-hydrolyzing) subunit B, which gives rise to MENIYDASSIDVLEGLEAVRLRPSMYVGNVDVEGLHHLVYEVVDNSIDEAMAGYCNLIKVTVHTDNSISVEDNGRGIPVGIHKTEKVPAVEVVLTKLHAGGKFDHDSYKVSGGLHGVGISVVNALSADFEVEIYKDNKIYYQTYKKGIKNSELSIIGKTDKKGTKIHFSPDLDIFNTNNFVYEILSRRLRELAFLNKGLNINIEDERSDTKEKFFYKGGIVAFVEYLNRRHISLHKPIFIEGEKNDVQIEIVIQYNDTFKEKIFSFANNIHTTEGGFHLIGFKAALTRTLNQYASTANLSKNLHAKISGDDVREGLTAIISIRIKNPQFEGQTKTKLGNSEVKGLVESLVNEKLSAFLEENPSVAKKIVEKAVDAARARDAAKRARDLARKQGSLLDSTLPGKLAECQFLEPSERELFVVEGDSAGGSAKQGRDRKFQAILPLKGKILNVEKSRFDKILRSEEIRNIITVLGTGVGKEEYNIENIRYHKIIIMTDADVDGSHIRTLLLTLFYRQMPNIIDKGYLYIAQPPLFKLGKGKTAVYIKNETEFNDYILKRACNNKSVKIAKDEKTLSEHNLYLFLCDLAEYFENMSKLESRGIKQDFIELLIRQGVENVKFLKDKQQMTHLKDLLLKNGYSVDGPSWNQERDIYEIMVSPKESIYQDALATAISGREMKPVKIGRGFVCSSDYQRCLVIEKNILKFDYPPFLVFNNDKTGVDIVKNDKKELLSFLIAEGKNGLAVQRYKGLGEMNPDQLWETTMDPNKRTLLQIKIEDLVEADEIFTILMGEEVEPRREFIQNNALNVSVLDI